CCAAGGAGAAACGGCCGTCACCGCCCTAAGCGACGCATCCTTTCAGATCAAGCCAGGTGAACTCGTTGCCATTCTGGGTCCCTCCGGATCGGGTAAGACCACCCTCCTCACTGCCATCGGCCTAATCAACGAACCAACCCACGGCACAGTGATTCTCGACGGGGTGACCATCGCCGACGACGGCTGGCTGCCAGGACTGGACCTTAAACGCATCCGCCGGGAAAAGCTGGGCTTTATCTTCCAGGCCCACAATCTGATCCCGTTTTTGAGCGCTGTGGATAATGTGATGCTGGCCTTGGAGATCAACCACCAACCAAAAGCGGAGGCCAGATGCCGCGCCGTTGAACTCTTGAACACGCTCAATCT
The Desulfobulbaceae bacterium DNA segment above includes these coding regions:
- a CDS encoding ABC transporter ATP-binding protein, producing the protein MYAVEVEGLTKIYGQGETAVTALSDASFQIKPGELVAILGPSGSGKTTLLTAIGLINEPTHGTVILDGVTIADDGWLPGLDLKRIRREKLGFIFQAHNLIPFLSAVDNVMLALEINHQPKAEARCRAVELLNTLNLGHRLHNFPKALSGGEAQRVAIARALANRPKVILADEPTAALDTENGKNVMALLKQIAEENQSAILVVTHDHRMVEGFDRIFQVHDGRIVKEQRT